TCATTTTGTGGTGACGGCAACGGATGCCGCGGGGAACGAGACAACTGTCCAGCGGAACATCATCTTTGCCGCTCCAGCCTGGGGGGATATCAACAGCGACGACAGGGTGGATATCCTCGACGCCCTGATTGCGCTGCAGATTTCCAATGGCATGCTGACCCAGACTGATTTTGACCTGATCCGCGGGGATGTTGCTCCATTGATAGACGGCAAACCGGTCTCCGACGGCAGGATCAATGTGGGTGATGCCGTCGTCATTCTCCAGGCTGCAGTCAACCTGATCACACTTGAGGCACCTCAAAAATAAAAAGAAAGCGAGTGTTGCAGGTATGAAAGTGAACAGAGCGATATTATCAGGTTTTATCCTGTGGGTTTCCATTCTTTCCGGTTGCGGTTTCGGCGGTTTCACCGACAATCCCAACAACGATGCAGCATCCGCCAACCAGTCGAAGACCGACACCGATACCAAGATAACCGGCGTCGTTGCCAAAGGATTGTTCAAGGATGGTACGGTGCGGGTTTATGCCCTCAACACCGACGGCACCGAAACGTTGCTCAGGACCTCCAAGATCAACGCGTTCGGCAATTATTCATCGCGCATCAGCGCATTCAAGACCAGTACCACCGGGTCCTATAACGGTATTTACCTGATCAAGGCGACCGGCTCCTATCTCGACGAATCGACCGGCTCGGTGCTGACCATCGACGAGGGAAATCCCCTCAGAGCCGTTATCGCCAATCCGTCGGGGATCTTTACTGCCTCGGTGACCCCGCTGACGGAGCTTGCCGCCAGAAAAGTCCTGGCGCTCCAGCAGGGGGGAAAGAGTCTGGCCTCCACCGATGTAACGGCAGCAAATGCATTGATTTCGGAGATGTTCAAGGTGGACATTATCGGTACGAAGCCGGTGGAGCCGGATCAGACGCCAGCCGGTATCAAAGCCGATACCGGGCAGGGGCAGAGGGATTATACCCTGGCGCTTGCCGCCATCTCACAGATGGCCAAAGCTGATGCAGGGGCACTGGCCGGGACCTTGAATGCCCTGAGCGGCGATATCGCAGACGGCGCCATGTCAGTGGAGAGTGCCGGCGCCTTTCAGTCAGCGCTGACCGCTTTTCTCGGCTCGGATAAGAATGCCACCGGTATCACCAGCATCAACAATACCAACCTGGCCAACGCCGGCGGCACGACAAAAACCATCAAGATTGCCACCTCTGCAAAGGAGGGTGCCAACGCCCTTATCCGGGGCATAACGGTGACGCTGGTGTTGCCCCCCGGGGTTACTCTGAGAGCGAATTTTGTAACCTCCAAAGAGAAAAAAGAACCCTTGTCTGCGGTTGTTACCCTGCCAAGTACCATGTCCGCGAATACCCAATTTCAGTCGGCATATAGTCCACCTGCCTCGGGTGCTCGGGGGATGGTCACCATATCTCTGGGTAATGCATACGGTTTTGCAGCCGGGGAGTTTTTGATGATCAAATGCGATGTGGCCCCGGGGGCGGTACCAGTGACTTCGGATTTCACCATCTACCGCAATCCCGATAATCCTGAAGATCCGAAGAATTTCCAGGCGGTAGACGGCAATGGGGCGCTCTTCCCGCCTGAGGTGCTCAGCGCGGAGATAATGCCCGAGTAAACGGGGGCGATTTCACCGAGACAGGCCGATCGGGATGTATGGCAAGTCGGGATCGGCCTGTCTTTTGGATTTTTGGCAGCTGGGGCGATGGGGCGGCTACGGCAGCCGTCCTGGAAACACGGCAGCAATCTTACTTGCTGCCTATGGTGGAAAGAGTAATTCTCCGGAGGCAATTGCCGTTGTCGGTAATGCCCTTGTCTGCTTCGTCCCACAGTTTTATTTTCGATGCCGCCAGTTCCAGCTTGCCGGAGGACAGGACCCCAATGGGAATGGCAGTCTCAAGGCCATGCCCCACTATCTGCACCAGTTCCTCGTCATTGACGTTCACCTCCGAAAGGAGGCGGTCACGCCAAGCTTCTTCCTCTGCGGACGGTTGCAGGGTGTAGTTCGGTTGTGTCGAAGGGGCAGGCTCCTCTGCCTTCAGCCAGGCCGGCATCAGGCAAAGGAAAAGACAGGCAAACGCGGCGGTTTTTTTCATGTTAGCGGCTCCTTGATGGGATATTTCGCGAAAGGGCACTCCTAAATGGGGACGCACTTTTGCTGTCCATTGAAAAAAAGGAGAGCAATTCAAATGCCAAAGTGCAACTAGCCGATTTTCCACAATTTTATTGTGGCAACACTTTGATCTGTAAAGAAATCGTACAGGCGGAAATTCCATTCATTCCCGGTGATGCGGACAAAACGCAATTATTTTCAGTATGTTAAGTCTGCAATAGGGGGTGTTTGCCGCCTGTAATGATTCCATACATTCAGGAATGATGATTCCGTTCCGGGCATGCATTTGTCAGGTTGCCGTCCTTGACAGGCTATTCCTTTTTCTGTATAAAATTCTGTGCTTTATTAAAGCAAAAAGGGGCGCCTGATGTTCATAATTGCCAATTTTCTCAATGCCATTGCCTATGTCCTTGAGTTCTCACTCAACATTTACATGTACATCATAATTGCCAGGGCAATTCTTTCCTGGGTCAATCCTGATCCATACAATCCGATAGTCAATTTTCTCTACCGTGCAACCGATCCGGTACTTTACCGGGTCCGGCGTATGCTCCCGGACATGGGGGGGCTGGACTTGTCCCCAATGATCGTACTGCTTATTATCTTTTTCCTGCAGAAGTTTCTGGTCAATTCCGTTTTTGAATTGGCAAACAGGCTGAAGTTCGCCGTGGGGGCATAACTGTGAAAATAACTCCCATAGACATCCAGCAGCAACAGTTCAAGGGGAAAATGATCGGTGGCCTCGACCCGGAGGATGTGGATGCCTTCCTGCAGATGGTAGCCCAGGAGATGGAAGGGCTTCTTCGGGAAAATAACGAGCTCAAGGAACAGCTGAATCGCAACAGTGCAGCCATGGCAGCCATGGAAGGCCAGGAAACGAAGCTTCGCGATGCAGTGCTTGCTGCCCAGAACATAGCTGAAGATATGAAGGCCAATGCCCGTAAGGAGGCTACTTTGCTTGTTTCTGAAGCCGAGTTGAAGGGTGAAAGAATTATTGCCGCTGCAGAACAGAAACTGGTGGAACTGACCAGCCAGATCCAGGACCTGCGCAGGGAGAAAGTGCAGTTTGAAACTTCCTTGAAGTCTCTTCTAGATGCCCACTACAAAATGCTCTCCTTCAATGAAGAATGACGGCGACACAGGCAGTCTCAAGGTAACCGAGACCGCTGATGGGGTGATTTTCACCGTTCACGTTCAACCCCGTGCTTCTCGCAATGAGATCTGCGGCGTTCAGGGAGACGAACTCAGGCTCCGCCTCACCGCACCGCCGGTCGATGACGCGGCCAACAAGCTCTGTATAGAGCTTTTGGCCAAGGCTCTCGGCGTGGCAAAATCCCATTTGGCCCTGACCTCTGGGGCGAAATCCCGGCACAAGACCATCAGGGCCGAAGGGGTCTCAAAGAATACTGTTCTTTCTCTGGTAAAATGATTAGCAGTGCAGGAGGAGATATGAAAGCCAGAGATATAATGGTTTCGGATGTTCCGGTCATTACCACCAAGGCCACAGTCGCACAAGCGGTGCAGATGCTGAAGGATAACTATGGTGACGAGAGCTTCATCAATGCCGCTCCCGGTCTTGTGGTGCTCTCCGAACGTGGAGGTCTTGCCGGCATCCTCACCCCTCTCAGCGTCATCACGGCCCTTATCGGGGACATGACCGGCGTGACATCGGCGGCAAAACTTGATGATTCTTTTTTTTCCGAACGCTGCGACATGATAAAGGGGCTGCCGGTTTCGGAGATCATGGAACGTCAGGCAATCTCCGTCACCGAGGACGCCCACGTTGCCGATATTGCCGAACTCTTCGTCAAGCACCGGTTTCAGCGCCTGCCGGTGGTCAAGGGAAGCCGGGTCGTCGGCATTATCTACCGTTCGCGTCTGCTCTTTGCCATGACTGAAAAAATGACAACTTGACTTGACAAAACTAACTGCAAATACCTATATTAGCTACTGTGATTCATGAGAAAAAGGAGGTAGTTGGAAAATGCCACTCTACGAATATGCATGCAACAGTTGCGGAAATAACTTCGAATTGCGCCAGAAGTTCTCGGATGCCCCTGCCAGTGAATGCCCCAGCTGTGGTGGACCTGTACAGAAGCTGATTTCCCAGGCAGGTTTCTCCCTCAAGGGGGGCGGATGGTACAACGATGGGTACAGCAGTAGCAAAAGTTCCGATGCCCCGGCTTGCCCTTCGGGTGGCAGCTGCGCCGGATGTCCGTCTGCCGCTGCATAGCAACATCCCAAAAGACTGCAGCTCCGCAAGGAGCAGGGAAAATCCTCCGGCGACGGGGGATTTTTTTTGCCCTGCTTTCCCAGGAAAATACTTTACAAAGGTCCCGCTGTTACTTATTATTTCTAATTTCTACAAATGGTTAAAAGGAGCTTATCTTATGGCGAAAATAATAGACGGGAAAGCAATTGCGGCAAAAATTCGCGGTGAAATTACCGCAGAGGTGGCGAAACTGGCCGCTCAGGGCATAACACCGGGTCTTGCCGTGGTGCTTGTGGGCGAAGATCCGGCAAGCAAGGTCTATGTCAGCATGAAGGAAAAGGCGTGCAAGGATGTGGGGATCTTTTCCGACGAATACAAACTTCCTGCGGAGACGACAGAAGAAGAGCTTTTGCAACTGATTGACAAGTTGAACAAGGACAGGAAGATACATGGCATCCTCGTCCAGCTTCCGCTGCCGAAGCAGATAAATACGGAAAAGGTGCTGGAGGCAATTTCTCCGGAAAAGGACGCCGATGGGTTCCACCCCTACAATGTGGGCAGGCTGGTCATCGGCAAGCCTCTTTTTCAGCCATGCACACCTTATGGAGTCATGGTCATGCTCAAGGAAACGGGGGTCGATCTTGCCGGCAAGGAGGTGGTCGTTGTCGGCCGCTCCAACATCGTCGGTAAGCCGGTTGCTTTCATGTGTCTGCAACAGAATGCCACGGTAACCCTCTGCCACTCCAAAACACGTGACTTGGCAGCCAAAGTGGCCATGGCCGATGTGGTGATTGCCGCCGTCGGCCAGCCGGAAATGATAAAGGGTGCCTGGATCAAGAAAGGGGCGGTGGTCATCGATGTGGGGGTGAATCGTGTCGGTGAAAAGAAGCTGGTCGGCGATGTTGAATACGAAGCAGCCTCTGCCCGCGCTTCAGCAATCACTCCGGTGCCCGGTGGTGTCGGACCGATGACGATTACCATGCTCCTTTACAATACACTGGAATCGGCGAAAAGGCGGTAATTAAGGCGGTTGCAGTCGGTGATGAAAATCTCAGATTTCAAACCGCCGACTGCCGACCACCGACCGTTTTTAAAAATATGATCGTAAGCAAACAAAAACCAATAGCTGAAATCCTTGCCGTTCTCGCCGATGATGATAAAATTTTTCTCATTGGCTGCGCAAAGTGCGCCACTGTCTGCAAGGCGGGGGGCGAGGAAGAGATTTGGCAGATGCAGGATACGTTGACTGCCGCCGGCAAGGAGGTGACCGGATCGGTGGTCATCGACGAGGCTTGCCACATGCTGCGTTCAGGCCGGGACCTGCGCGCGAAGAAGGAGATGGTGGACGAGGCGGATGCGTTGCTGGTATTGGCCTGCGGTGCCGGCATCCAGTCAATTTCGTCAAGCACCCCGAAGAAAACGGTTGCCGGCCTGAATACCCTTTTCCTCGGTAATATCCGCCGTTTCGGACACTTTGAACAGAAATGCTCCCTCTGCGGCGACTGTATCCTCACTGAAACCGGCTGCATCTGTCCGGTAACCGTCTGCCCCAAGGGACTTTTGAATGGACCTTGCGGTGGCATGGACAACGGCCGGTGTGAGACGGACAAGGAAAGGGAGTGTGTCTGGTTCCAGATCTACGAGCGCCTCAAGGCCAGGGATGCATTGGATAAGCTGAAAAAAACCGTTTCTCAGAAGGATTATTCCGGAATGCTCAAGCCGGGGACCCTGAAGCTGGAGAAAGAAATCCCCCGATGATCTCCCGACTGCAGCAAAAACTCATGACAGGCAGCTTTGTCCTGACTGCTGAGGTCTGTCCTCCCAAAGGATCCGACTGCAGCGAATTTCTGGAAAAGGCCCGAAAGCTGGCACCGTTGGTGGATGCGGTCAATGTCACCGATAACCAGGGGGCGACAATGCGAATTTCCCCCCTGGCTGCAGCTGCTCTCCTGGTGCGGGAAGGGATTGAGCCGATCTATCAGATTACCTGTCGCGACAGAAACCGGCTGGCCCTGCAGAGCGACCTGCTTGGTGCGGCAGCGCTGGGCATAAACAATGTCTTGGCACTGTCCGGAGATCACATTTCTTTCGGGGACCACCGTGCAGGCAAACCGGTCTTCGATCTTGATTCGGTCCAGCTGCTACATGCCATAAGGGGGCTAGGTGAAGGGATGGATCTGGCTGGGAAGAGCATCACAGGTTTACCGTCTTTTTTTGTCGGTGCGGCCGCAGCCCCCGAAGCCGAACCTTTTGAACTTACCACCTTCAAGCTGGAGAAGAAGGTAGTTGCAGGAGCAAGCTTTTTTCAGACCCAGGCTATTTTCGACCCGGAGCGCCTCGCCCTTTTCGCTGAGGCGATAAAACCGCTTCAGGTGAAGGTAATAGCCGGTATCCTGCTTCTCAAATCGGCGGGCATGGCACGATATGTCAACAACAATATCCCTGGACTGAAAGTGCCGGCTGCATTGATAGAAGAACTGGAAAAAGCGACAGATCCGCTGGCAGCCGGTGTCGACATTGCCAAAAGGCTTGCCGCTGCCTGCAAACCCCATTGCCATGGGCTGCACATCATGGCCATGGGGAGAGAAGACCTGATTCCTGAAATCCTGGAGTCGGTGAAGAGTGAAGAGTGAAGAAAAAACATCTATCCAGGAGCTGAATCATGCAGGTGAAAAAAGCAGTATTTCCCGTTGCCGGGCTTGGCACCAGGTTTCTTCCCGCAACAAAGTCCACCCCAAAAGAGATGCTCCCCCTGATTGACAAGCCTCTGGTGCAGTATGTGGTTGAAGAGGCGGTTGCCTCGGGCATCGAACAGATACTCTTCGTCACCGGCAGGAGCAAGCGGGCTATTGAGGACCATTTCGACATCTCTTTCGAGCTGGAATCACTGCTGTACGACAAGGGGAAGGACGCTGAACTCAGCCAGATCAGGGATATTGCCGAGATGATGAATATCTTCTACGTGCGGCAGAAACAGGCACTCGGTCTTGGCCATGCCATCCTCTGCGCCAAGGAATTCATCGGCAACGAACCCTTTGCCGTTCTGCTGGGTGATGACATCATCGACGGCAAAAAACCATGTCTGGGACAACTGCTGGAGGTCTACCGCAAGTATCGCGGGCCGGTCCTGGCGCTGGAACAGGTGCCCATGGAGAATATCTCTTCCTATGGCTGTGTCGCCGCCAACACTATCTCGGACCGGATCTACGAGGTGGTGGATATGGTGGAAAAGCCGAAGCAGGAGGATGCCCCGTCCGATCTGGCGATAATCGGCCGCTACATTCTCACCCCGGATATCTTCCCCATTCTTGAAAAACAGGAGCCGGGCAAGGGGGGAGAGATCCAGCTTACCGATGCCATAAAGAAACTGGCAAAGGATGAAGCTATTTACGGCTGCCGTTTCGAAGGCATCCGCCATGACTGTGGCGACAAGCTGGGCTTTCTCAAGGCCACAGTTGATATGGCCTTGAAGCGGGAGGAATTCAACGGCGACTTCGAGAGGTTCCTGCGGGAACGGCTGGACTGCGTCAAACGGTGATTAGTGAAGTGATCCTCTGATGCCGCTGCTGCTGTTGATGTACTGAAAGAAAGCTATCAGCTTGAAGGTGTCTTTCGTGTAGCCACGGGGGAATGAACCTATACGGCCGATTTCACGCAAAGTCCTCAGGACCTCTTCATCAAGAATTCTGCTTCCCGAGCTCTCCAGCAATTTGACATCAACCACTTCGCCCTTTCTGTTGAAGGTGATCCTTACCGGTGTTACGCCTTGAATGCCATGTCGGGCCGCTTCCTGTGGGTAGCGCCATACCCCGTAAACCGCCGTCTCGAACCGGCGCAGGAATGACCCGAACAAAATATCATCGGTGTTGAGAAAAGAAGCCTCGCCGTCCTCCACCTCGGGTCCATATTTTTTGCGGTAGTTTTCTTCTATTTTGGCCATTTTGCCGGAGCTTGGAAAAAGCTTTGCCAGGGATGGCTGCTCCTGCCGGTTTGGTTTAAAGACGCTTTCTCCCCGTGGGGCTTCCTCACGGGGTATGATGCCACGCTCCTGCCGTTGCGGTATTCTTATCTCCTCTCTTGTCGCCTGTTGCCCCGGTTTCGCCACTGGTGGCTGTAACGGCGGCGCCAGCCGCTCTACTTCCCGCTCACCTTTAGGTGCGATTTCTTTTGGAACCCGTCGCTGCTTTTCCGCCAGTCTGCTTGTCTTTTTTTGCTCTTGAGGGGGCGGCGCCTTAACCTCCGGCAGGTCCCGCAATTCGACCATGTACGGTTCCTGTTTCGGGGGGTTCTTTTCCTGGGGGAACAGGATAAAGAATGCGAATACCGCCACGTGGAGGAGGAGGGATATTGCCAGGAGATAGAGGAATATCTTTTCTATGTGCTTGTCGGACATTCACTTGCCGGAGAAAATGGATTTCTCGAAAATTGTAAGCTGTCAGCGGCCAAATTGCAAATGGCGTTAAAATTTACCAGTGCCTTGAGGCGGAGCCAACGGTGCCGGATCAGAACGCCTGGTAGAGAATGGCGATGCCGAAGATAAGAAAAAGGCAGCCGGCTCCCTTGTGAATGGTGGAAAGAGGGACAAAGCGTGTAAGTTGTTTACCGACGAATATACCGAGCAGGGAAACAATCCACAAGGCCAATGTTGACCCAGCAAAAACTGACAGCGTGGAATCATGCTGGGCAGAGAGGCTGGTGGTTACCAACTGTGTCTTGTCACCCAGTTCCGCCAGCAGAATCATGATAAACGAAGTTGCTACCGGTCCCTTTGTTTTCAATTGATTTTCTTCCGCCTCTTCTTCCTCCTGGGAAAACCCGGCCGACCTCAGGGTGGTGATGCCGAAGAAAAGGAAGAGTATGCCTGAAACCATCTTGATCCAGAACAGGGGAAGGAAGGAGAACAATACCTGGCCGATGACGACTGCACCTATATTAAGCACGGCGAAGGCTGCAGCTATGCCGATGAAGATCCTTTTCCAGGGATATTTTGTCGCCAGTGCCATGGCGGTAAGTTGTGTCTTGTCCCCTAATTCTGCAAGGAAAATTATGCCGAAGGTGCTGATAAAAACGCTGAGATCCATTTGAACGCTCCTGATATGTGGTGGTGGGGATGGTAAAAGATAGCTGCACCATTTGCAAGAATGAAATGGTTGCCGGGTGTGGCGTTATTGGATATTCAAGGGAAGCCGGAGCAACTGCTGAAGTGCTTCTGACTAGCTTTTCCGGGCGAGCGCCCCGGTGACGCCATAAAAAGCAGCAGCATTCTCCCAGAGCACTTTTTTTGCCTTCTCCTCTCCCAGGGTCTCTATCACCAAGGTAAAATCGTCATCTCGGTAGGGTCTCGGCGCCCTTGTGGAGGGGAGATCGGTTCCGAACATCAACGTCTCCGGGTTTACCGCACAGAGCTCCTTAAGGGCTGTCGGCACATGGAAATCTATCCGCCCAAAGCCCGTTGCCTTGACTCGTACCCCCCGTTCTGCTAGCTTGAGGAGCACGGGAAAACCGTCACCTGAAAGCCCCAGGTGATCGATGCTGACAGCAGGCAGGCCGACCAGCGTCTCATACAGGTCCCCCAGCTCCCGGGCATCCACGTACAGCTCCACATGCCACCCTGCCAGATCGTATACCCGCCGCGCAAACTTTTCCAGATGCCGGATATCCTCCGATCCTCCCCGTTTCAAATTGAACCTCACGGCGCGTACTCCGGCCCCATTCAGCCGCAGCAGCTCCTCATCGGAAGCTGAAGCCGGCAACTGGGTCACACCGACAAAGCCGGGGCCCAGTTTTTCCAGGGCGTCGATCAGGTAGCTCTGGTCGTATGCCTGAAAGGAGCCGGATACTACGGCACCCCCGGCAAGCCGGTACCCCTTCATCCTGGCAAGATAATCCTCGCAGGTGAACATCTCGGGCAGGTAGCCCTGGTTCGGAACCAGAGGAAACCGGCCGTCGATGATGTGAAAGTGGGCGTCAAACAATTTGAAATTTTCAGCCGGCTTCATTGTTTGACCCGTTTCTGTATCTCCTGGACCTGGGGGTTATTGAGGATCTCAAGGAATCGAGGGTTTCCGGCCAGTGCGTCGATGTCCCCATTGGTAACTGCTGTCACCACATCAGGATCCTGAAGAAGTGCCTGCACTTCCGGGTTGTCCTTAAGCATGAGTATCAGTGCGACTATTTCCTTGTCCGCCAGCAGAGCATCCTGCAACTCCTCCAACTGCATCTTGACCTGCGGTTGCTTAATAGTGCTGTCGGCAGGTTCCAGTGCGGATGCCTCAAGTTGGCTGCAGCTCAGCACAAATACCAGCAAAGCGAGAATGCGGAATTTCATCATCTACCCCCGGTGTTATTTTGATTTGGCGCCTCAACGACTAAATAGTTTCCATCCGGAAAGGGTTCTTTTCTGTCCTGGCGGCGTCAATCTGCGGGCTTACTTGTGCGACGTACCGATGTACGTCTCCGCGCAAGCCCTTGATTTCCTTGCCAGAACAAAAAATCCCCTCTTTCCGAATCGGAAACCACTAGTTTCTCATCCGGAGTTTCCGGATGGAAACTAAATAATATGTCCAGGCACTGGATAATACAAGAACACTTTCCCTTGTCGCCCAAACTTAAAAAAAATCCCATCAATACTGGCAAGCCTTTTGTAAAGGGTTAAATATCCAGCCGATGATCAGCATTGGTTCCAGCGACCGACTTGCCAAAAGAAATCAGGTGCGAACGCCCTGTTTTCAGGTTTTGCAGTTGCCACTACCTCAAATCGGGGTAAGATTGAAAGTCTGATCAAGCTGGAGAAAAAAACTACATCTGCCTCTTTTTTGTGCGACAGCGCAGCCAGCTCTTTACTTGACTATCTTTGGGTTCGATGACATTCAGCAGGCATTAGTAGCGGAAATAATTTTATTGATACTAAAAAAATTTGCTCAAATTATAAGCAGCTCTATGCTTGTTTCTCTGCGGGCTTTTTGTTATTATCCCGCCTGCACAAAATTTAGACTCTGATTCATTCGACGTTATTGATCTGGCTCAAGGCCCAAACCTTTGCCACAGCTATAGTTGCTTATTACTTTATTTACGAGGTTTTCCCATGCTGATAGTCGCCTGCATCAAACAGGTTCCGGACACCACCCAGGTGCAGATCGACCCGGTTACCAACACCCTGGTCCGGGAAGGAATTCCCTTTATCGTCAATCCCTACGACACCCATGCACTGGAAGAAAGCCTGCGACTGAAAGATCGTTTCGGTTGCCGGGTTGCAGCCATCTCCATGGGGCCTCCCAATGCGGAGGCCACACTGAAAAAGGCCCTGGCCCTGGGCGTTGATGAAGCGATACTGCTCAGCGACCGGGTTTTCGGCGGCGCCGATACCCTGGCCACGAGCAATGTCCTGGCTGCTGCCATCCGCAAATTATCGGAAGAGGAAGAAGTGGGGCTGGTCATCTGCGGCAAGCAGACTATCGACGGAGATACGGCCCAGGTCGGCCCCGGTATTGCCACCCGTCTCGGTTTCACCCAGCTTACCCTCATCGACCGTGTCGAGGATTTCGACCCTAAAGGCCGCAAAATACGTGTCAGGCGCAAGCTTGAAGGGCGGCACGAGATGGTCGAGGCGCCGCTCCCTGCCATGCTGACCGTCGTTCGCGAACTGAACCGTCCCCGTTACCCGACGGTTCCCATGCGATTGGCATCAGTGGATGCGGAGGTAAAAGTATGGAACAATCAGGTGTTGAAGCTCGATGAGCAGAAAATAGGACTGAAGGGCTCGCCAACCTGGGTGAGCCGGATCTTTTCCCCTGAACGTGAAAAGGGAGAGATCATCGGCGAAGGCATCCAGGACCCGAAGCAAACTGCCCGGCTGCTGGTGGAGAAGCTGTTGAGCAAGGATCTGCTCTCAATTTGAAAACAGTGATTGGTGATTGGACAAACAGTGATTGGTGATTGGTGACGGGTGACTTCGAACCTCGAACCTCGAACTTCGAACGTTTTTTAAGAGGCTTACATGACCGAAGAAATAAAAAAACCCCTGAAAAAACCACGCGGCAAGGCCTGCGTTCTGGAAGGTAAGTGCATTGCCTGCGGCGCCCGCTGCCAGAGTTCCTGCCCGGTGGATGCCATAGAGATGAATGAAGCCGGCGAACCGGTGATCAACCCGGATAAGTGCATCGGCTGTGTCAAGTGCGTCAAAGTCTGCCCTGCCCAGGCCATCGAGATGTTCTTCACCCCCGAAGAGCAGAAGATTCTCGACGAGATCCTGAAGCAGGGTGCCCCTGCCGTTGAGGAAATGGATGAAGAGGCTGCTTCCCTGGCGAAGAAGCTCGCAGCCTACCGTGGAGTCTGGGTTTTTATCGAACAGACCGAAGGTGAAGCCGCCAAGGTATCCTGGGAATTGCTCGGCAAGGGAAAAGAACTGGCTGCGGCCCTTGGCGTTGAGCTTTCCGCGGTGGTCATTGGCGAAAATGTGGAGCATCTCTGCCGCGAAGCCTTCGCCTATGGTGCCGTCAAGGCCTATCTCATGGACGCCCCGGTCTTCCATTACTACCGTACCGAAAGCTATCTCAGGGGTATCAACCACCTGATCGACAAGTACAAACCGGAGATCATCCTCATGGGCGCCACCGGCCTTGGCCGCGACCTGGCCGGCGCCGTGGCCACTGTCGTCGGCACCGGCCTCACCGCCGACTGCACCGGCCTTGCCATCGATGACAAGCGCAACCTGATGCAGACCCGCCCCGCCTTCGGCGGCAACATCATGGCCACCATCATGTGCGATAAGTTCCGTCCCCAGATGGCCACAGTCCGTCCCCACGTCATGCCCATGGCCGAACACAAGCCCGGCGCAACGGGTGAAATCATCCGCGAAACCTGTCCCGTACGTGAAGAAGACATCCTGGTCAAGGTGCTGGAGATTATCAGCGACAAGAAAAAAGACCAGGTGGATGTGGCTGGCGCCGATTTCATCGTCTCCGGCGGCCGGGGCATGATGGGCAAGGAAAACTTTGCCATGCTCCAGGAATTGGCCAATGAATTGGGCGGCGTGGTCGGCGCTTCGAGAAGTGCAGTGGATGCAGGCTGGATGCCGCAGGAGCGCCAGGTGGGGCAAACCGGTAAGACCGTTCGCCCAAAGATATATATCGCCTGTGGCATCTCCGGAGCTATCCAGCATCTGGTGGGGATGCAGGATTCCGATGTCATTATCGCCATCAACCGCGACAAGGAGGCCCCCATTTTCGAGGTGGCCACCTACGGTATCGTCGGCGACCTTTTCCAGATCGTGCCGGCCTTTACCAATCTCCTGAGGGAGATGAAGGCTGCGAAAGGCTCAAAGTAACAATAACCAGAGATGAGGATAACCATGTCACCCAATCCGACACTATTCACCATATTACTCGTTGCTGCCCTGGTTTTTTTCGCCTGGAGCTGCTACAGGCGTTTCAGCCTCATAACCCTCGGCCGGGAGGAGAATCGCTACGACAACCCCGGGCTGCGCATCTGGGACATGCTCCTCTATGCCTTCGGCCAGAAAC
This region of Geotalea daltonii FRC-32 genomic DNA includes:
- a CDS encoding YggT family protein — protein: MFIIANFLNAIAYVLEFSLNIYMYIIIARAILSWVNPDPYNPIVNFLYRATDPVLYRVRRMLPDMGGLDLSPMIVLLIIFFLQKFLVNSVFELANRLKFAVGA
- a CDS encoding DivIVA domain-containing protein, encoding MKITPIDIQQQQFKGKMIGGLDPEDVDAFLQMVAQEMEGLLRENNELKEQLNRNSAAMAAMEGQETKLRDAVLAAQNIAEDMKANARKEATLLVSEAELKGERIIAAAEQKLVELTSQIQDLRREKVQFETSLKSLLDAHYKMLSFNEE
- a CDS encoding DUF167 domain-containing protein; this translates as MKNDGDTGSLKVTETADGVIFTVHVQPRASRNEICGVQGDELRLRLTAPPVDDAANKLCIELLAKALGVAKSHLALTSGAKSRHKTIRAEGVSKNTVLSLVK
- a CDS encoding CBS domain-containing protein — encoded protein: MKARDIMVSDVPVITTKATVAQAVQMLKDNYGDESFINAAPGLVVLSERGGLAGILTPLSVITALIGDMTGVTSAAKLDDSFFSERCDMIKGLPVSEIMERQAISVTEDAHVADIAELFVKHRFQRLPVVKGSRVVGIIYRSRLLFAMTEKMTT
- a CDS encoding FmdB family zinc ribbon protein, encoding MPLYEYACNSCGNNFELRQKFSDAPASECPSCGGPVQKLISQAGFSLKGGGWYNDGYSSSKSSDAPACPSGGSCAGCPSAAA
- the folD gene encoding bifunctional methylenetetrahydrofolate dehydrogenase/methenyltetrahydrofolate cyclohydrolase FolD encodes the protein MAKIIDGKAIAAKIRGEITAEVAKLAAQGITPGLAVVLVGEDPASKVYVSMKEKACKDVGIFSDEYKLPAETTEEELLQLIDKLNKDRKIHGILVQLPLPKQINTEKVLEAISPEKDADGFHPYNVGRLVIGKPLFQPCTPYGVMVMLKETGVDLAGKEVVVVGRSNIVGKPVAFMCLQQNATVTLCHSKTRDLAAKVAMADVVIAAVGQPEMIKGAWIKKGAVVIDVGVNRVGEKKLVGDVEYEAASARASAITPVPGGVGPMTITMLLYNTLESAKRR
- a CDS encoding methylenetetrahydrofolate reductase C-terminal domain-containing protein: MIVSKQKPIAEILAVLADDDKIFLIGCAKCATVCKAGGEEEIWQMQDTLTAAGKEVTGSVVIDEACHMLRSGRDLRAKKEMVDEADALLVLACGAGIQSISSSTPKKTVAGLNTLFLGNIRRFGHFEQKCSLCGDCILTETGCICPVTVCPKGLLNGPCGGMDNGRCETDKERECVWFQIYERLKARDALDKLKKTVSQKDYSGMLKPGTLKLEKEIPR
- a CDS encoding methylenetetrahydrofolate reductase; the encoded protein is MISRLQQKLMTGSFVLTAEVCPPKGSDCSEFLEKARKLAPLVDAVNVTDNQGATMRISPLAAAALLVREGIEPIYQITCRDRNRLALQSDLLGAAALGINNVLALSGDHISFGDHRAGKPVFDLDSVQLLHAIRGLGEGMDLAGKSITGLPSFFVGAAAAPEAEPFELTTFKLEKKVVAGASFFQTQAIFDPERLALFAEAIKPLQVKVIAGILLLKSAGMARYVNNNIPGLKVPAALIEELEKATDPLAAGVDIAKRLAAACKPHCHGLHIMAMGREDLIPEILESVKSEE
- the galU gene encoding UTP--glucose-1-phosphate uridylyltransferase GalU — encoded protein: MQVKKAVFPVAGLGTRFLPATKSTPKEMLPLIDKPLVQYVVEEAVASGIEQILFVTGRSKRAIEDHFDISFELESLLYDKGKDAELSQIRDIAEMMNIFYVRQKQALGLGHAILCAKEFIGNEPFAVLLGDDIIDGKKPCLGQLLEVYRKYRGPVLALEQVPMENISSYGCVAANTISDRIYEVVDMVEKPKQEDAPSDLAIIGRYILTPDIFPILEKQEPGKGGEIQLTDAIKKLAKDEAIYGCRFEGIRHDCGDKLGFLKATVDMALKREEFNGDFERFLRERLDCVKR